One Hippoglossus stenolepis isolate QCI-W04-F060 chromosome 9, HSTE1.2, whole genome shotgun sequence genomic region harbors:
- the LOC118114486 gene encoding rho-related BTB domain-containing protein 2 isoform X3, translating to MDYERPNVETIKCVVVGDNAVGKTRLICARACNATLTQYQLLATHVPTVWAIDQYRVCQEVLERSRDVVDDVSVSLRLWDTFGDHHKDRRFAYGRSDVVVLCFSIANPNSLYHVKTMWYPEIKHFCPRAPVILVGCQLDLRYADLEAVNRARRPLARPIKSNEILPPERGREVAKELGVPYYETSVVAQFGVKDVFDNAIRAALISRRHLQFWKSHLRNVQRPLLQAPFLPPKPPPPIITVPPPPTTTEEHPVGLLEDPHCADVILVLQERQKIFAHKIYLATSSSKFYDLFIMDTQNEENERPSRGPLSGRELLMRAASFDVCESIDEGDRANLRNCTSDGTLKDSQGRRGRLLSSWSRAFVSIQEELVDDPITYCPRPMTVVHMDQSMQLGPFRAVLRYLYTGQLDENEKELMHIAHIAELLEVFDLRMMVANILNNEAFMNQEITKAFHVRRTNRVKECLAKGTFSDVIFKLDDGTIMAHKPLLISSCDWMAAMFGGPFVESCTKEVLFPNTTRSCMRAVLEYLYTGRFCSRPDLDAMELIVLANRLCLPHLVALTELYTVTVLTESAMMGADIDGDVLVYLDMAQFHGAQQLTGWCLHHICTNYNSVCRKFPRDMKSKSTDCSDAENQEYFEKHRWPPVWYLKEDDHYQRARKERDKEDYLYQRRQCKRKWIFWNLPSSPNSNSSSSGSSAVI from the exons ATGGACTATGAGAGGCCAAACGTTGAGACTATCAAGTGTGTGGTGGTGGGAGACAATGCAGTCGGGAAGACCCGCCTTATCTGCGCCCGGGCCTGCAATGCCACACTGACTCAGTACCAGTTACTCGCCACACATGTGCCCACAGTCTGGGCAATTGACCAGTACAGAGTATGCCAGGAG GTACTAGAGCGCTCTAGAGATGTAGTGGATGACGTCAGCGTGTCCCTTCGGCTCTGGGACACGTTTGGAGACCATCACAAGGACCGACGTTTTGCATATGGCAG GTCCGATGTGGTGGTTCTGTGCTTCTCAATCGCCAATCCCAACTCTCTGTACCATGTGAAGACCATGTGGTACCCCGAGATCAAACACTTCTGCCCCCGGGCTCCTGTCATCTTGGTGGGCTGTCAGCTGGACCTGCGCTACGCTGACCTGGAGGCAGTCAACAGGGCGCGGAGGCCTTTAGCTCG acCCATTAAATCGAATGAGATTCTTCCTCCAGAGAGAGGTCGGGAGGTGGCCAAAGAGTTGGGAGTGCCATATTACGAAACCAGTGTTGTTGCTCAGTTCGGAGTCAAGGATGTCTTTGACAACGCTATCCGAGCTGCGCTCATATCACGCCGCCACCTGCAGTTTTGGAAATCTCACCTCAGAAACGTGCAGCGGCCTCTCCTTCAGGCACCCTTCCTGCCGCCGAAACCTCCCCCACCTATAATCACTGTGCCTCCTCCCCCAACCACCACAGAGGAGCATCCAGTCGGTCTGCTGGAGGACCCACACTGTGCTGATGTCATTCTGGTTTTGCAGGAGCGACAAAAAATCTTTGCACACAAGATATACCTGGCGACGTCCTCTTCAAAGTTCTACGACCTCTTCATTATGGACACGCAGAATGAAGAGAATGAACGGCCCTCTCGCGGTCCTCTCTCTGGCAGAGAGCTGCTGATGCGCGCTGCTAGCTTTGATGTTTGCGAGAGCATTGATGAGGGAGACAGGGCCAACCTGAGGAACTGCACTAGCGACGGGACCTTGAAGGACTCGCAGGGCCGGAGGGGCAGGCTGCTCTCCTCGTGGAGCCGAGCCTTCGTCAGCATCCAGGAGGAGCTGGTCGATGACCCTATAACATACTGCCCAAGGCCCATGACTGTTGTGCACATGGACCAGTCCATGCAGCTGGGTCCTTTCCGAGCAGTGCTGCGCTACCTGTACACAGGTCAGCTGGACGAGAATGAGAAAGAGTTAATGCACATTGCACACAttgctgagctgctggaggtCTTTGACCTGCGGATGATGGTGGCAAACATACTTAACAATGAAGCCTTCATGAACCAAGAAATCACCAAAGCCTTTCATGTACGGCGCACAAACAGAGTCAAAGAGTGCTTGGCTAAAGGCACCTTCTCTG ACGTAATATTCAAGCTAGACGATGGGACGATCATGGCTCACAAACCGTTGCTCATCTCTAGTTGTGACTGGATGGCAGCTATGTTCGGCGGGCCTTTTGTGGAGAGCTGCACAAAAGAG GTGCTGTTTCCCAACACTACTCGCAGCTGTATGAGGGCTGTGCTGGAATATCTCTACACAGGGCGGTTTTGCTCTCGGCCTGACTTGGATGCAATGGAGCTGATTGTTCTTGCCAATCGTCTTTGCCTCCCCCACCTGGTTGCACTTACAG AACTCTACACAGTAACAGTGTTGACGGAGTCAGCAATGATGGGAGCTGACATTGATGGAGATGTGCTGGTGTACTTGGATATGGCCCAG TTCCACGGTGCGCAGCAGCTTACAGGCTGGTGTCTTCACCACATCTGCACCAACTACAACAGCGTCTGCCGCAAGTTTCCCCGAGACATGAAGTCCAAGTCTACAG ATTGTTCTGATGCAGAGAACCAAGAATACTTTGAGAAACACCGCTGGCCACCCGTGTGGTACCTCAAAGAGGACGACCACTACCAAAGAGCCCGCAAAGAGCGCGACAAGGAGGACTACCTGTACCAGAGGCGGCAGTGTAAACGCAAGTGGATTTTCTGGAACCTTCCCTCCTCCCCTAACTCgaactcttcctcttctggcTCGTCCGCCGTCATCTGA
- the LOC118114486 gene encoding rho-related BTB domain-containing protein 2 isoform X2 yields MEPCFPPPPSSNPMQHFLMLRSQLTDSDMDYERPNVETIKCVVVGDNAVGKTRLICARACNATLTQYQLLATHVPTVWAIDQYRVCQEVLERSRDVVDDVSVSLRLWDTFGDHHKDRRFAYGRSDVVVLCFSIANPNSLYHVKTMWYPEIKHFCPRAPVILVGCQLDLRYADLEAVNRARRPLARPIKSNEILPPERGREVAKELGVPYYETSVVAQFGVKDVFDNAIRAALISRRHLQFWKSHLRNVQRPLLQAPFLPPKPPPPIITVPPPPTTTEEHPVGLLEDPHCADVILVLQERQKIFAHKIYLATSSSKFYDLFIMDTQNEENERPSRGPLSGRELLMRAASFDVCESIDEGDRANLRNCTSDGTLKDSQGRRGRLLSSWSRAFVSIQEELVDDPITYCPRPMTVVHMDQSMQLGPFRAVLRYLYTGQLDENEKELMHIAHIAELLEVFDLRMMVANILNNEAFMNQEITKAFHVRRTNRVKECLAKGTFSDVIFKLDDGTIMAHKPLLISSCDWMAAMFGGPFVESCTKEVLFPNTTRSCMRAVLEYLYTGRFCSRPDLDAMELIVLANRLCLPHLVALTELYTVTVLTESAMMGADIDGDVLVYLDMAQFHGAQQLTGWCLHHICTNYNSVCRKFPRDMKSKSTENQEYFEKHRWPPVWYLKEDDHYQRARKERDKEDYLYQRRQCKRKWIFWNLPSSPNSNSSSSGSSAVI; encoded by the exons ATGGAGCCCTGCTTCCCACCGCCTCCATCGAGCAACCCGATGCAGCACTTCCTCATGTTGCG GTCTCAGCTGACAGATTCTGATATGGACTATGAGAGGCCAAACGTTGAGACTATCAAGTGTGTGGTGGTGGGAGACAATGCAGTCGGGAAGACCCGCCTTATCTGCGCCCGGGCCTGCAATGCCACACTGACTCAGTACCAGTTACTCGCCACACATGTGCCCACAGTCTGGGCAATTGACCAGTACAGAGTATGCCAGGAG GTACTAGAGCGCTCTAGAGATGTAGTGGATGACGTCAGCGTGTCCCTTCGGCTCTGGGACACGTTTGGAGACCATCACAAGGACCGACGTTTTGCATATGGCAG GTCCGATGTGGTGGTTCTGTGCTTCTCAATCGCCAATCCCAACTCTCTGTACCATGTGAAGACCATGTGGTACCCCGAGATCAAACACTTCTGCCCCCGGGCTCCTGTCATCTTGGTGGGCTGTCAGCTGGACCTGCGCTACGCTGACCTGGAGGCAGTCAACAGGGCGCGGAGGCCTTTAGCTCG acCCATTAAATCGAATGAGATTCTTCCTCCAGAGAGAGGTCGGGAGGTGGCCAAAGAGTTGGGAGTGCCATATTACGAAACCAGTGTTGTTGCTCAGTTCGGAGTCAAGGATGTCTTTGACAACGCTATCCGAGCTGCGCTCATATCACGCCGCCACCTGCAGTTTTGGAAATCTCACCTCAGAAACGTGCAGCGGCCTCTCCTTCAGGCACCCTTCCTGCCGCCGAAACCTCCCCCACCTATAATCACTGTGCCTCCTCCCCCAACCACCACAGAGGAGCATCCAGTCGGTCTGCTGGAGGACCCACACTGTGCTGATGTCATTCTGGTTTTGCAGGAGCGACAAAAAATCTTTGCACACAAGATATACCTGGCGACGTCCTCTTCAAAGTTCTACGACCTCTTCATTATGGACACGCAGAATGAAGAGAATGAACGGCCCTCTCGCGGTCCTCTCTCTGGCAGAGAGCTGCTGATGCGCGCTGCTAGCTTTGATGTTTGCGAGAGCATTGATGAGGGAGACAGGGCCAACCTGAGGAACTGCACTAGCGACGGGACCTTGAAGGACTCGCAGGGCCGGAGGGGCAGGCTGCTCTCCTCGTGGAGCCGAGCCTTCGTCAGCATCCAGGAGGAGCTGGTCGATGACCCTATAACATACTGCCCAAGGCCCATGACTGTTGTGCACATGGACCAGTCCATGCAGCTGGGTCCTTTCCGAGCAGTGCTGCGCTACCTGTACACAGGTCAGCTGGACGAGAATGAGAAAGAGTTAATGCACATTGCACACAttgctgagctgctggaggtCTTTGACCTGCGGATGATGGTGGCAAACATACTTAACAATGAAGCCTTCATGAACCAAGAAATCACCAAAGCCTTTCATGTACGGCGCACAAACAGAGTCAAAGAGTGCTTGGCTAAAGGCACCTTCTCTG ACGTAATATTCAAGCTAGACGATGGGACGATCATGGCTCACAAACCGTTGCTCATCTCTAGTTGTGACTGGATGGCAGCTATGTTCGGCGGGCCTTTTGTGGAGAGCTGCACAAAAGAG GTGCTGTTTCCCAACACTACTCGCAGCTGTATGAGGGCTGTGCTGGAATATCTCTACACAGGGCGGTTTTGCTCTCGGCCTGACTTGGATGCAATGGAGCTGATTGTTCTTGCCAATCGTCTTTGCCTCCCCCACCTGGTTGCACTTACAG AACTCTACACAGTAACAGTGTTGACGGAGTCAGCAATGATGGGAGCTGACATTGATGGAGATGTGCTGGTGTACTTGGATATGGCCCAG TTCCACGGTGCGCAGCAGCTTACAGGCTGGTGTCTTCACCACATCTGCACCAACTACAACAGCGTCTGCCGCAAGTTTCCCCGAGACATGAAGTCCAAGTCTACAG AGAACCAAGAATACTTTGAGAAACACCGCTGGCCACCCGTGTGGTACCTCAAAGAGGACGACCACTACCAAAGAGCCCGCAAAGAGCGCGACAAGGAGGACTACCTGTACCAGAGGCGGCAGTGTAAACGCAAGTGGATTTTCTGGAACCTTCCCTCCTCCCCTAACTCgaactcttcctcttctggcTCGTCCGCCGTCATCTGA
- the LOC118114486 gene encoding rho-related BTB domain-containing protein 2 isoform X1, with amino-acid sequence MEPCFPPPPSSNPMQHFLMLRSQLTDSDMDYERPNVETIKCVVVGDNAVGKTRLICARACNATLTQYQLLATHVPTVWAIDQYRVCQEVLERSRDVVDDVSVSLRLWDTFGDHHKDRRFAYGRSDVVVLCFSIANPNSLYHVKTMWYPEIKHFCPRAPVILVGCQLDLRYADLEAVNRARRPLARPIKSNEILPPERGREVAKELGVPYYETSVVAQFGVKDVFDNAIRAALISRRHLQFWKSHLRNVQRPLLQAPFLPPKPPPPIITVPPPPTTTEEHPVGLLEDPHCADVILVLQERQKIFAHKIYLATSSSKFYDLFIMDTQNEENERPSRGPLSGRELLMRAASFDVCESIDEGDRANLRNCTSDGTLKDSQGRRGRLLSSWSRAFVSIQEELVDDPITYCPRPMTVVHMDQSMQLGPFRAVLRYLYTGQLDENEKELMHIAHIAELLEVFDLRMMVANILNNEAFMNQEITKAFHVRRTNRVKECLAKGTFSDVIFKLDDGTIMAHKPLLISSCDWMAAMFGGPFVESCTKEVLFPNTTRSCMRAVLEYLYTGRFCSRPDLDAMELIVLANRLCLPHLVALTELYTVTVLTESAMMGADIDGDVLVYLDMAQFHGAQQLTGWCLHHICTNYNSVCRKFPRDMKSKSTDCSDAENQEYFEKHRWPPVWYLKEDDHYQRARKERDKEDYLYQRRQCKRKWIFWNLPSSPNSNSSSSGSSAVI; translated from the exons ATGGAGCCCTGCTTCCCACCGCCTCCATCGAGCAACCCGATGCAGCACTTCCTCATGTTGCG GTCTCAGCTGACAGATTCTGATATGGACTATGAGAGGCCAAACGTTGAGACTATCAAGTGTGTGGTGGTGGGAGACAATGCAGTCGGGAAGACCCGCCTTATCTGCGCCCGGGCCTGCAATGCCACACTGACTCAGTACCAGTTACTCGCCACACATGTGCCCACAGTCTGGGCAATTGACCAGTACAGAGTATGCCAGGAG GTACTAGAGCGCTCTAGAGATGTAGTGGATGACGTCAGCGTGTCCCTTCGGCTCTGGGACACGTTTGGAGACCATCACAAGGACCGACGTTTTGCATATGGCAG GTCCGATGTGGTGGTTCTGTGCTTCTCAATCGCCAATCCCAACTCTCTGTACCATGTGAAGACCATGTGGTACCCCGAGATCAAACACTTCTGCCCCCGGGCTCCTGTCATCTTGGTGGGCTGTCAGCTGGACCTGCGCTACGCTGACCTGGAGGCAGTCAACAGGGCGCGGAGGCCTTTAGCTCG acCCATTAAATCGAATGAGATTCTTCCTCCAGAGAGAGGTCGGGAGGTGGCCAAAGAGTTGGGAGTGCCATATTACGAAACCAGTGTTGTTGCTCAGTTCGGAGTCAAGGATGTCTTTGACAACGCTATCCGAGCTGCGCTCATATCACGCCGCCACCTGCAGTTTTGGAAATCTCACCTCAGAAACGTGCAGCGGCCTCTCCTTCAGGCACCCTTCCTGCCGCCGAAACCTCCCCCACCTATAATCACTGTGCCTCCTCCCCCAACCACCACAGAGGAGCATCCAGTCGGTCTGCTGGAGGACCCACACTGTGCTGATGTCATTCTGGTTTTGCAGGAGCGACAAAAAATCTTTGCACACAAGATATACCTGGCGACGTCCTCTTCAAAGTTCTACGACCTCTTCATTATGGACACGCAGAATGAAGAGAATGAACGGCCCTCTCGCGGTCCTCTCTCTGGCAGAGAGCTGCTGATGCGCGCTGCTAGCTTTGATGTTTGCGAGAGCATTGATGAGGGAGACAGGGCCAACCTGAGGAACTGCACTAGCGACGGGACCTTGAAGGACTCGCAGGGCCGGAGGGGCAGGCTGCTCTCCTCGTGGAGCCGAGCCTTCGTCAGCATCCAGGAGGAGCTGGTCGATGACCCTATAACATACTGCCCAAGGCCCATGACTGTTGTGCACATGGACCAGTCCATGCAGCTGGGTCCTTTCCGAGCAGTGCTGCGCTACCTGTACACAGGTCAGCTGGACGAGAATGAGAAAGAGTTAATGCACATTGCACACAttgctgagctgctggaggtCTTTGACCTGCGGATGATGGTGGCAAACATACTTAACAATGAAGCCTTCATGAACCAAGAAATCACCAAAGCCTTTCATGTACGGCGCACAAACAGAGTCAAAGAGTGCTTGGCTAAAGGCACCTTCTCTG ACGTAATATTCAAGCTAGACGATGGGACGATCATGGCTCACAAACCGTTGCTCATCTCTAGTTGTGACTGGATGGCAGCTATGTTCGGCGGGCCTTTTGTGGAGAGCTGCACAAAAGAG GTGCTGTTTCCCAACACTACTCGCAGCTGTATGAGGGCTGTGCTGGAATATCTCTACACAGGGCGGTTTTGCTCTCGGCCTGACTTGGATGCAATGGAGCTGATTGTTCTTGCCAATCGTCTTTGCCTCCCCCACCTGGTTGCACTTACAG AACTCTACACAGTAACAGTGTTGACGGAGTCAGCAATGATGGGAGCTGACATTGATGGAGATGTGCTGGTGTACTTGGATATGGCCCAG TTCCACGGTGCGCAGCAGCTTACAGGCTGGTGTCTTCACCACATCTGCACCAACTACAACAGCGTCTGCCGCAAGTTTCCCCGAGACATGAAGTCCAAGTCTACAG ATTGTTCTGATGCAGAGAACCAAGAATACTTTGAGAAACACCGCTGGCCACCCGTGTGGTACCTCAAAGAGGACGACCACTACCAAAGAGCCCGCAAAGAGCGCGACAAGGAGGACTACCTGTACCAGAGGCGGCAGTGTAAACGCAAGTGGATTTTCTGGAACCTTCCCTCCTCCCCTAACTCgaactcttcctcttctggcTCGTCCGCCGTCATCTGA